A single region of the Candidatus Methylomirabilis lanthanidiphila genome encodes:
- a CDS encoding XRE family transcriptional regulator, with protein sequence MGMHNPPHPGEFIAEVYLEPNHLSGRGLAAKLGVSASTLNRILKGTSGISPEMALRLSKALGRSPESWLAMQYNYDLWQARQRVKLGKVSKVRLTAA encoded by the coding sequence ATGGGTATGCACAATCCTCCCCATCCCGGAGAATTCATCGCCGAGGTGTATCTTGAACCGAACCACCTGAGTGGTCGCGGGCTTGCCGCCAAGCTCGGTGTGTCCGCCTCCACGCTGAATCGTATCCTGAAGGGTACCAGCGGCATCAGCCCGGAAATGGCGCTGCGCCTTTCGAAGGCGCTCGGCCGCTCCCCGGAGAGTTGGCTGGCCATGCAGTACAACTATGATCTTTGGCAGGCCAGGCAGCGGGTCAAGCTCGGAAAGGTGAGTAAGGTTCGGCTTACCGCGGCGTAA
- a CDS encoding Major Facilitator Superfamily protein — MTRSQIDIALLFVARIMRLFAYGFLSVVLTLYLAQLGLSEQAIGLLLSLTLVGDVGISLWITTSADRFGRRRMLVLGATLMVVAGAAFVLTRNPILLIVAAIIGVISPSGNEIGPFLSIEQAALSQLLPNERRTHVFAWYNLVGSFATASGALGGGWLAHTLQGSGFSPLESYRVVLIGYAMSGVLLASTFLCLSSSVETRAGRVPAHRMFGLHRSKGVVMKLSGLFALDAFAGGFVIQSLIAYWFHVRFGIDVGILGSIFFGANVLAGISALLAARIAARIGLIRTMVFTHIPSNVLLCLVPFMPNLPLAIGVLLLRFSISQMDVPTRQSYTMAVVSPDERSAASGVTTIARSVGASLSPVLSGLLLANPVLIGAPFVIAGSLKIIYDLVLYRQFQSLKPPEERASAPGA; from the coding sequence ATGACGCGTTCACAGATTGACATTGCGCTGTTATTTGTCGCGCGCATCATGCGCTTGTTCGCATACGGCTTCTTGTCTGTTGTGTTGACATTGTATCTGGCGCAACTCGGCCTGAGCGAACAAGCCATAGGCTTACTGCTGAGCCTGACGCTGGTTGGCGACGTGGGGATTTCGCTCTGGATTACCACGTCAGCCGACAGGTTCGGCAGACGACGAATGCTGGTGCTGGGCGCGACATTGATGGTTGTGGCAGGTGCGGCTTTCGTCCTCACTCGCAACCCCATCCTCTTGATCGTCGCCGCGATTATTGGTGTCATCAGCCCAAGTGGAAACGAAATCGGTCCGTTTTTGTCCATTGAACAGGCCGCTCTCTCCCAGCTCCTGCCAAACGAACGACGTACCCACGTGTTTGCGTGGTATAACCTTGTCGGTTCATTTGCGACGGCGTCAGGCGCGTTGGGCGGTGGCTGGCTGGCTCACACCCTGCAGGGGTCCGGTTTTTCACCGCTCGAGTCGTACCGTGTCGTATTGATTGGCTACGCTATGAGCGGGGTACTGCTTGCCTCAACGTTTCTGTGCCTGTCGTCATCGGTTGAAACGAGAGCCGGCCGTGTGCCTGCCCATCGCATGTTTGGGCTGCATCGTTCTAAAGGCGTGGTGATGAAGCTGAGCGGCCTGTTTGCGTTGGATGCGTTCGCGGGTGGGTTTGTGATTCAGAGCCTTATAGCGTACTGGTTTCACGTCAGATTTGGAATTGACGTCGGTATACTCGGCAGCATCTTCTTTGGTGCGAACGTCCTGGCAGGTATCTCGGCGTTATTGGCTGCCCGCATCGCGGCACGGATCGGCCTGATTAGGACAATGGTGTTCACACATATTCCCTCGAATGTGTTGCTGTGTCTCGTGCCGTTCATGCCCAATTTGCCGTTAGCGATCGGTGTGCTTCTTCTACGTTTCAGTATTTCACAGATGGATGTGCCCACCCGTCAGTCGTATACCATGGCGGTCGTGTCTCCTGACGAACGTTCTGCCGCATCCGGGGTCACAACGATAGCCCGGTCGGTCGGTGCATCGCTATCACCGGTACTCAGCGGTTTGTTGCTGGCGAATCCCGTACTTATCGGCGCACCTTTCGTGATCGCAGGTAGTTTAAAAATCATCTACGACCTAGTGTTGTATCGCCAGTTCCAATCGCTCAAGCCGCCCGAAGAGAGAGCAAGCGCTCCGGGGGCATAG
- a CDS encoding peptidase yields MIQSFRHKGLRKFFESGNAAGIQPPHAQRLRMLLIALDTSQSVEDMNVPGFRLHPLKGAERGRWSVWVNANWRVTFEFRDGHAYVLDYEDYH; encoded by the coding sequence ATGATTCAGTCATTCCGACACAAGGGACTCAGGAAGTTCTTTGAGTCGGGAAACGCGGCGGGAATTCAACCCCCCCACGCGCAGCGGCTTCGGATGCTCCTAATCGCATTGGATACGTCTCAGTCCGTTGAGGACATGAACGTTCCGGGGTTTCGTCTTCACCCGTTGAAAGGCGCTGAACGGGGCCGCTGGTCGGTGTGGGTCAATGCAAACTGGCGTGTAACATTCGAGTTCAGAGACGGACACGCCTACGTCCTGGACTATGAGGACTATCACTGA